One Geitlerinema sp. PCC 9228 genomic window, TTCGACACCCAACTCCTGCGCCACCTGTTCGCTAATTAAAATACCACTGGCACCAGTATCAAAAAGCATTTCAAAGGTTTGGTTCCCATTGAAGGTAACCTCCACAACCGGAACCCTGCCTTTGCGACGTTGGATGGGAATTTCATAGACCCCCGATTGCGCGTTTTGGTTGCTGCTGCTATTTGGCGAAGCTTCTAGTTCGACTTGTTGACCCTGACAGACATTATTCAGGTCAACAATTTCACCATTGGGGGAAACCATGAAGCAACCAGGCTGTTCCTGGGAAGTGGCACCGGGGATGAGAAAAAATGTTCCTGTGGTAAAAATTAATGCACTTAGAAAGGACTTCATAGGTATAATCTCGTGATAACAGCAACATAACAGCAAACGAGCTTCGTAGTTTATTATGCCCATTTTGGAAGCACAACCAGCGATTTTGGTGCTCGCAGACGGATCGGTATACCGGGGTTGGTCGTTTGGTGCCAAAGGAACGGCACTGGGAGAGGTCGTTTTTAACACGGGAATGACTGGCTATCAAGAAGTTTTAACCGATCCCAGTTACTGCGGACAAATTGTTACGTTTACCTATCCGGAATTGGGGAATACTGGTGTCAATCCCGATGACGAAGAATCCTCGCGGGTACAGGTGAAAGCTGCGGTGGCGCGCAATATCTGTCGCCGACCCAGCAACTGGCGGTCTACCCAATCGCTGCCGGACTATTTGCAACAGCAGCATGTGGTTGGTATTTATGGGGTGGATACTCGCGCCATTACCCGCAAGATTCGTACGGTTGGGGCCATGAATGGTGCGGTTTCTACAGAAATTCTCAATGCCAACGAACTGCTGGTGGAATTGCAATCGGCACCGGAAATGGTCGGTTTGAATTTGGTTCCCCAGGTAACCACCCAGGATACCTACGAATGGTCGGAACCCACCCAATCGGTTTGGGAGTTTCGACCTCCGCCGCAAACGGAAAGCGATGGGGAACGACCCCTGACGGTAGTGGCGATTGATTTTGGGGTGAAACGCAATATCCTGCGACGGCTGGCTAGCTACGGCTGTCGGGTGGTTGTGGTGCCTGCCAATGCTTCGGCTGAGGAGATTCTCCAGTACGACCCCGATGGCATTTTCTTGTCTAACGGACCTGGCGACCCGGCGGCGGTTTCGGAAGGCATTACCACGGCGAAGGAATTGCTCAATACCCAAAAACCCATGTTTGGGATTTGTTTGGGACATCAGATTTTGGGACTTTCCCTCGGCGGCGAAACGTTTAAGCTGAAGTTCGGTCACCGGGGGTTGAACCAGCCGGCTGGGTTGGAACATCGGGTGGAAATTACCAGCCAAAACCACGGGTTTGCACTCAGTGCCGATTCTTTGGGTGCGGATGTAGAAATTACCCATTTAAATCTTAACGATCGCACGGTGGCGGGGATGCGGCACAAGTCTCTTCCCATGTTTTCGGTACAGTACCACCCAGAGGCAAGTCCCGGTCCCCACGATGCCGATTATTTGTTCGAGCAGTTTATCGCTGCTATGCGGCAAAATCGCCAGGAAAAAACTGCCAAGTTAGGGTGAAGGCGATCGCTTGCTGTCAGTGGTATCAATTTGCAGTAAACTAGTAGCAATATTGGCCAATGGCGAACTGGGTCCCAAAGGGCTGCCCTGGTACCGGGGACTCTAGACAAGATCGCCAAAATTTGGTATACTTAACTATCTGCTTTGTGGACAGTCAAGCTAGGAGGTGGCTATTCCCGATCCGCTGAACCTGACTGTGAGCTTACGAGGAACTCGCGATGTCAGGGAAAACTGTCAAATTATCCGCCTCACGGGTTTGTTGGATGCTTTTTCCGAACCAACCTTCCAAAAGGTCATGGAAAAATGCATTCAGGATAAACCTGTGAATATAATCTTAGATTTATCGAAAATTGATTTTGTAGATAGTTCTGGATTAGGTGCACTTGTGCAAACGGTCAAAAAGGCACAAGATGCCGGCGGTACCGTACAAATCGTTAGCAACGCACGGGTAACCCAAACTGTTAAGTTGGTGCGTTTGGAAAACTTCCTCTCGTTGCAATCTTCCGTAGAAGATGCTTTGAAGAACCTGGAACAGCAGTGATTCTGGGTTTGAATAGC contains:
- the carA gene encoding glutamine-hydrolyzing carbamoyl-phosphate synthase small subunit, with amino-acid sequence MPILEAQPAILVLADGSVYRGWSFGAKGTALGEVVFNTGMTGYQEVLTDPSYCGQIVTFTYPELGNTGVNPDDEESSRVQVKAAVARNICRRPSNWRSTQSLPDYLQQQHVVGIYGVDTRAITRKIRTVGAMNGAVSTEILNANELLVELQSAPEMVGLNLVPQVTTQDTYEWSEPTQSVWEFRPPPQTESDGERPLTVVAIDFGVKRNILRRLASYGCRVVVVPANASAEEILQYDPDGIFLSNGPGDPAAVSEGITTAKELLNTQKPMFGICLGHQILGLSLGGETFKLKFGHRGLNQPAGLEHRVEITSQNHGFALSADSLGADVEITHLNLNDRTVAGMRHKSLPMFSVQYHPEASPGPHDADYLFEQFIAAMRQNRQEKTAKLG
- a CDS encoding STAS domain-containing protein; protein product: MPDPLNLTVSLRGTRDVRENCQIIRLTGLLDAFSEPTFQKVMEKCIQDKPVNIILDLSKIDFVDSSGLGALVQTVKKAQDAGGTVQIVSNARVTQTVKLVRLENFLSLQSSVEDALKNLEQQ
- a CDS encoding retropepsin-like aspartic protease; protein product: MKSFLSALIFTTGTFFLIPGATSQEQPGCFMVSPNGEIVDLNNVCQGQQVELEASPNSSSNQNAQSGVYEIPIQRRKGRVPVVEVTFNGNQTFEMLFDTGASGILISEQVAQELGVEPEGTAIVETASDREAEFQTGRVDSVEAGGLKRENIRVAIGNRIDLGLLGQSFFGDFDVTIREDVVVLRERD